A portion of the Pithys albifrons albifrons isolate INPA30051 chromosome 1, PitAlb_v1, whole genome shotgun sequence genome contains these proteins:
- the XNDC1N gene encoding protein XNDC1N isoform X1 encodes MAPVKISYVVSFSSQDPKYPAENLLSEDSVRPWLGCPQDRRRQLSVELQLERASPIGYVDIGNYGCAFLQIEVGRSSWPRDQPYLTLVPTVTLMTPEDSKLGQNCCGVRMFKEADFPVLAVGQKWDRLRLTCSQPFSPRSLFGLSFIRLRTPPEQEPEPPLPGLQEEAEPSASPWCSSPDFHQTFFPKPCLRPREEDQLRSRLWQLEGGAWSPACLSRPAQMVLLAVQSRALRPRAGTSALGDDPELLTKDLGGGPLVPGSALDSPIAPPSTCRQQDRHHDPSSAGRASAAAPRVPRVKGRTEAHGPQERQARKRYRGQASSDRETGVCPICSGRFLLDVLPTHASHCGEEEPTAAWSSLSPDTWVSCPICQLPFGMAEVEQHASTCGETLSSAHRRQ; translated from the exons ATGGCTCCAGTTAAAATCAGCTACGTGGTGTCCTTCTCCTCACAG GACCCCAAGTACCCGGCGGAGAACCTGCTGAGTGAGGACAGTGTCCGGCCCTGGCTTGGCTGCCCCCAGGATCGCCGCAGGCAGCTGagtgtggagctgcagctggagagagcCAGTCCCATTGGCTATGTGGACATCG ggaacTATGGCTGCGCCTTTCTGCAGATCGAGGTGGGACGTTCCTCGTGGCCACGTGACCAGCCCTACCTCACCTTGGTGCCCACTGTCACACTGATGACACCAGAAGACTCAAAGCTGGGACAGAATTGCTGTGGGGTCCGGATGTTTAAGGAAG CAGACTTCCCGGTGCTGGCGGTGGGGCAGAAGTGGGACCGCCTGCGCCTCACCTGCAGCCAGCCCTTCAGTCCACGCAGCCTTTTCGGGCTCTCCTTCATCCGCCTGCGCACACCACCTGAGCAGGAGCCTGAACCGCCGCTCCCAGGCCTG CAGGAGGAGGCCGAGCCCTCAGCCAGCCcctggtgctccagccctgactTCCatcagactttttttcccaaaccgTGCTT GAGACCCAGGGAGGAGGACCAGCTGCGGAGCCGCCTGTGGCAGCTGGAAGGGGGTGCTTGGAGCCCAGCTTGCCTCAGTCGTCCAGCCCAGATGGTGCTGTTGGCAGTGCAGAGCCGGGCACTGAGGCCCAGAGCCGGCACAAGCGCCCTGGGGGATGACCCAGAGCTGCTGACCAAGGACCTGGGAGGAGGTCCCCTGGTGCCAG GCTCTGCACTGGACAGCCCTATAGCCCCACCAAGCACCTGCAGGCAGCAAGACAGGCACCAtgatcccagctctgctggcag GGCTTCAGCTGCTGCCCCAAGGGTGCCCAGGGTCAAAGGAAGAACCGAAGCTCATGGCCCCCAAGAGAGACAAGCCAGGAAGAGGTACAGGGGACAagccagcagtgacagggagACAGGTGTCTGCCCCATCTGCTCAG GCCGTTTCCTCCTGGATGTACTCCCCACGCACGCCTCCCACTGCGGGGAAGAAGAGCCCACTGCAGCCTGGTCTTCCTTGTCCCCTGACACCTGGGTGTCCTGCCCCATTTGCCAGCTGCCTTTTGGCATGGCAGAGGTGGAGCAGCATGCCAGCACCTGTGGTGAGACACTGTCCTCTGCCCACCGCCGGCAGTGA
- the XNDC1N gene encoding protein XNDC1N isoform X2 — MAPVKISYVVSFSSQDPKYPAENLLSEDSVRPWLGCPQDRRRQLSVELQLERASPIGYVDIGNYGCAFLQIEVGRSSWPRDQPYLTLVPTVTLMTPEDSKLGQNCCGVRMFKEADFPVLAVGQKWDRLRLTCSQPFSPRSLFGLSFIRLRTPPEQEPEPPLPGLEEAEPSASPWCSSPDFHQTFFPKPCLRPREEDQLRSRLWQLEGGAWSPACLSRPAQMVLLAVQSRALRPRAGTSALGDDPELLTKDLGGGPLVPGSALDSPIAPPSTCRQQDRHHDPSSAGRASAAAPRVPRVKGRTEAHGPQERQARKRYRGQASSDRETGVCPICSGRFLLDVLPTHASHCGEEEPTAAWSSLSPDTWVSCPICQLPFGMAEVEQHASTCGETLSSAHRRQ; from the exons ATGGCTCCAGTTAAAATCAGCTACGTGGTGTCCTTCTCCTCACAG GACCCCAAGTACCCGGCGGAGAACCTGCTGAGTGAGGACAGTGTCCGGCCCTGGCTTGGCTGCCCCCAGGATCGCCGCAGGCAGCTGagtgtggagctgcagctggagagagcCAGTCCCATTGGCTATGTGGACATCG ggaacTATGGCTGCGCCTTTCTGCAGATCGAGGTGGGACGTTCCTCGTGGCCACGTGACCAGCCCTACCTCACCTTGGTGCCCACTGTCACACTGATGACACCAGAAGACTCAAAGCTGGGACAGAATTGCTGTGGGGTCCGGATGTTTAAGGAAG CAGACTTCCCGGTGCTGGCGGTGGGGCAGAAGTGGGACCGCCTGCGCCTCACCTGCAGCCAGCCCTTCAGTCCACGCAGCCTTTTCGGGCTCTCCTTCATCCGCCTGCGCACACCACCTGAGCAGGAGCCTGAACCGCCGCTCCCAGGCCTG GAGGAGGCCGAGCCCTCAGCCAGCCcctggtgctccagccctgactTCCatcagactttttttcccaaaccgTGCTT GAGACCCAGGGAGGAGGACCAGCTGCGGAGCCGCCTGTGGCAGCTGGAAGGGGGTGCTTGGAGCCCAGCTTGCCTCAGTCGTCCAGCCCAGATGGTGCTGTTGGCAGTGCAGAGCCGGGCACTGAGGCCCAGAGCCGGCACAAGCGCCCTGGGGGATGACCCAGAGCTGCTGACCAAGGACCTGGGAGGAGGTCCCCTGGTGCCAG GCTCTGCACTGGACAGCCCTATAGCCCCACCAAGCACCTGCAGGCAGCAAGACAGGCACCAtgatcccagctctgctggcag GGCTTCAGCTGCTGCCCCAAGGGTGCCCAGGGTCAAAGGAAGAACCGAAGCTCATGGCCCCCAAGAGAGACAAGCCAGGAAGAGGTACAGGGGACAagccagcagtgacagggagACAGGTGTCTGCCCCATCTGCTCAG GCCGTTTCCTCCTGGATGTACTCCCCACGCACGCCTCCCACTGCGGGGAAGAAGAGCCCACTGCAGCCTGGTCTTCCTTGTCCCCTGACACCTGGGTGTCCTGCCCCATTTGCCAGCTGCCTTTTGGCATGGCAGAGGTGGAGCAGCATGCCAGCACCTGTGGTGAGACACTGTCCTCTGCCCACCGCCGGCAGTGA
- the XNDC1N gene encoding protein XNDC1N isoform X3 has product MAPVKISYVVSFSSQDPKYPAENLLSEDSVRPWLGCPQDRRRQLSVELQLERASPIGYVDIGNYGCAFLQIEVGRSSWPRDQPYLTLVPTVTLMTPEDSKLGQNCCGVRMFKEDFPVLAVGQKWDRLRLTCSQPFSPRSLFGLSFIRLRTPPEQEPEPPLPGLQEEAEPSASPWCSSPDFHQTFFPKPCLRPREEDQLRSRLWQLEGGAWSPACLSRPAQMVLLAVQSRALRPRAGTSALGDDPELLTKDLGGGPLVPGSALDSPIAPPSTCRQQDRHHDPSSAGRASAAAPRVPRVKGRTEAHGPQERQARKRYRGQASSDRETGVCPICSGRFLLDVLPTHASHCGEEEPTAAWSSLSPDTWVSCPICQLPFGMAEVEQHASTCGETLSSAHRRQ; this is encoded by the exons ATGGCTCCAGTTAAAATCAGCTACGTGGTGTCCTTCTCCTCACAG GACCCCAAGTACCCGGCGGAGAACCTGCTGAGTGAGGACAGTGTCCGGCCCTGGCTTGGCTGCCCCCAGGATCGCCGCAGGCAGCTGagtgtggagctgcagctggagagagcCAGTCCCATTGGCTATGTGGACATCG ggaacTATGGCTGCGCCTTTCTGCAGATCGAGGTGGGACGTTCCTCGTGGCCACGTGACCAGCCCTACCTCACCTTGGTGCCCACTGTCACACTGATGACACCAGAAGACTCAAAGCTGGGACAGAATTGCTGTGGGGTCCGGATGTTTAAGGAAG ACTTCCCGGTGCTGGCGGTGGGGCAGAAGTGGGACCGCCTGCGCCTCACCTGCAGCCAGCCCTTCAGTCCACGCAGCCTTTTCGGGCTCTCCTTCATCCGCCTGCGCACACCACCTGAGCAGGAGCCTGAACCGCCGCTCCCAGGCCTG CAGGAGGAGGCCGAGCCCTCAGCCAGCCcctggtgctccagccctgactTCCatcagactttttttcccaaaccgTGCTT GAGACCCAGGGAGGAGGACCAGCTGCGGAGCCGCCTGTGGCAGCTGGAAGGGGGTGCTTGGAGCCCAGCTTGCCTCAGTCGTCCAGCCCAGATGGTGCTGTTGGCAGTGCAGAGCCGGGCACTGAGGCCCAGAGCCGGCACAAGCGCCCTGGGGGATGACCCAGAGCTGCTGACCAAGGACCTGGGAGGAGGTCCCCTGGTGCCAG GCTCTGCACTGGACAGCCCTATAGCCCCACCAAGCACCTGCAGGCAGCAAGACAGGCACCAtgatcccagctctgctggcag GGCTTCAGCTGCTGCCCCAAGGGTGCCCAGGGTCAAAGGAAGAACCGAAGCTCATGGCCCCCAAGAGAGACAAGCCAGGAAGAGGTACAGGGGACAagccagcagtgacagggagACAGGTGTCTGCCCCATCTGCTCAG GCCGTTTCCTCCTGGATGTACTCCCCACGCACGCCTCCCACTGCGGGGAAGAAGAGCCCACTGCAGCCTGGTCTTCCTTGTCCCCTGACACCTGGGTGTCCTGCCCCATTTGCCAGCTGCCTTTTGGCATGGCAGAGGTGGAGCAGCATGCCAGCACCTGTGGTGAGACACTGTCCTCTGCCCACCGCCGGCAGTGA
- the XNDC1N gene encoding protein XNDC1N isoform X4: MWTSIEVGRSSWPRDQPYLTLVPTVTLMTPEDSKLGQNCCGVRMFKEADFPVLAVGQKWDRLRLTCSQPFSPRSLFGLSFIRLRTPPEQEPEPPLPGLQEEAEPSASPWCSSPDFHQTFFPKPCLRPREEDQLRSRLWQLEGGAWSPACLSRPAQMVLLAVQSRALRPRAGTSALGDDPELLTKDLGGGPLVPGSALDSPIAPPSTCRQQDRHHDPSSAGRASAAAPRVPRVKGRTEAHGPQERQARKRYRGQASSDRETGVCPICSGRFLLDVLPTHASHCGEEEPTAAWSSLSPDTWVSCPICQLPFGMAEVEQHASTCGETLSSAHRRQ, from the exons ATGTGGACATCG ATCGAGGTGGGACGTTCCTCGTGGCCACGTGACCAGCCCTACCTCACCTTGGTGCCCACTGTCACACTGATGACACCAGAAGACTCAAAGCTGGGACAGAATTGCTGTGGGGTCCGGATGTTTAAGGAAG CAGACTTCCCGGTGCTGGCGGTGGGGCAGAAGTGGGACCGCCTGCGCCTCACCTGCAGCCAGCCCTTCAGTCCACGCAGCCTTTTCGGGCTCTCCTTCATCCGCCTGCGCACACCACCTGAGCAGGAGCCTGAACCGCCGCTCCCAGGCCTG CAGGAGGAGGCCGAGCCCTCAGCCAGCCcctggtgctccagccctgactTCCatcagactttttttcccaaaccgTGCTT GAGACCCAGGGAGGAGGACCAGCTGCGGAGCCGCCTGTGGCAGCTGGAAGGGGGTGCTTGGAGCCCAGCTTGCCTCAGTCGTCCAGCCCAGATGGTGCTGTTGGCAGTGCAGAGCCGGGCACTGAGGCCCAGAGCCGGCACAAGCGCCCTGGGGGATGACCCAGAGCTGCTGACCAAGGACCTGGGAGGAGGTCCCCTGGTGCCAG GCTCTGCACTGGACAGCCCTATAGCCCCACCAAGCACCTGCAGGCAGCAAGACAGGCACCAtgatcccagctctgctggcag GGCTTCAGCTGCTGCCCCAAGGGTGCCCAGGGTCAAAGGAAGAACCGAAGCTCATGGCCCCCAAGAGAGACAAGCCAGGAAGAGGTACAGGGGACAagccagcagtgacagggagACAGGTGTCTGCCCCATCTGCTCAG GCCGTTTCCTCCTGGATGTACTCCCCACGCACGCCTCCCACTGCGGGGAAGAAGAGCCCACTGCAGCCTGGTCTTCCTTGTCCCCTGACACCTGGGTGTCCTGCCCCATTTGCCAGCTGCCTTTTGGCATGGCAGAGGTGGAGCAGCATGCCAGCACCTGTGGTGAGACACTGTCCTCTGCCCACCGCCGGCAGTGA